The Pseudoalteromonas translucida KMM 520 genome segment TCTTCCCTGCCCTGCTAATTGCTCAAAGCCGGTTACGTTATTTTTTTTATACTCAGCAATGCTAACCCCACCTAATGGTAGTTGATAGTACTGATCAAATAAATTTGTTACCTCAACACTGAGTGTAAATGCATCCCACACTGCTTTAGAACTTAAATTAACTAAATGATAGCTATCGGTTTGGTTTTCAAAGCGGTTGTTATCTATTCTTGTTTTAGTATCGACCCATTGCCATAAAAGCGAGTTTTCAACATTGCCAATTTGCTGGCTAATACCAAGCTGGGTTTGCAATGGTTTAATTTGATAAAGTGGCTGAGTGCTAGAGTTATCGTCGCGTTTGCCACGGGTGTTAGTTATATTTGCTTTTAACTGCCACTGACCTAACTGTTCAGATTGATAAATACTGGCACTTAAATCTACTTTAGCGCCATATGAAATGGCATCTACATTAGTAAATTGCAAAATATTGCGGCTATTACCGTCAATGCCTGAGCTATTAAAGTTTCTTACTATGTCAGCATCAATATAATCACTCACATCGGTATACCAAATATTAGTACTTACACGCCAGCTGTCGTCTTCTGCCAATTTAGTATAAGTAGCACTCATTGTATGCGCGGTTTCAACGCCAAGATCTAGGGTGCCAATATAACCATTACCATCGCCGTACCAGCCAATCATGGTTGTTGCCATATTGCTAACCCCCCAACTGTATCGCTCGTATAAATTTGGCGCGCGATTTTTACGAGCAATACCAAGTTGCAATTCATCAACGTTAGTTATTTGGTAATTAATTAATACGTTTGCATCAACTACAGTATCGGTTTTATTTCTACTCCCTGCATTAAACGTATTTGCTGCCATAGCGTCACTTGGTCCCATATGCATACCGCCCATGTGCATACCTGTGTTATATGCCTGTACTTCATCTACTTGGGTATTTATATTTTCAATACGCACACCCGTGTTTAACCATAGTTTTTTACTATTTTGGCTTTCATATTCTGCAACAAGTGCAATGCGTTGACGCTTACCATTATTAATATTTTTATAGTCGTTTGGCCCCATCATGGCCGAACCTGTAATACCTGGCCACCAATCATCAATACTGTAATGGTAATATTCTTGAGCTAGCAATATGCTACTATCGTTATCTAAATTAATACGCCAT includes the following:
- a CDS encoding TonB-dependent receptor plug domain-containing protein; the encoded protein is MVYKSKAQKTYLLSPLVLLISGLLSPLVLADDAALEIIEVHGQIQNKHLALGSADSMLRDLGVDFSAAGGVSNLPILNGLMGDRVKVLVDGAEVTAACANQMNPPLSYISANQVTSYHVVAGVSPVSAGGDNIAGVIRVNSIAPQYTQNSGLAWHSGYVSAKYSTVDNGRKFGVGARLASDTFSANYQGSFSDANSYEDGNGNAVLDTLYRAQNHSLTAAIRDDKQQVVVKLSHQKIPYQGFANQYMDMTDNTSYGAIAQYKRTLKKSEFTGQLNWHSVKHDMGFFSAEKTGMMPMKTDAEDISSQFKWRINLDNDSSILLAQEYYHYSIDDWWPGITGSAMMGPNDYKNINNGKRQRIALVAEYESQNSKKLWLNTGVRIENINTQVDEVQAYNTGMHMGGMHMGPSDAMAANTFNAGSRNKTDTVVDANVLINYQITNVDELQLGIARKNRAPNLYERYSWGVSNMATTMIGWYGDGNGYIGTLDLGVETAHTMSATYTKLAEDDSWRVSTNIWYTDVSDYIDADIVRNFNSSGIDGNSRNILQFTNVDAISYGAKVDLSASIYQSEQLGQWQLKANITNTRGKRDDNSSTQPLYQIKPLQTQLGISQQIGNVENSLLWQWVDTKTRIDNNRFENQTDSYHLVNLSSKAVWDAFTLSVEVTNLFDQYYQLPLGGVSIAEYKKNNVTGFEQLAGQGRSLNLALSYAF